Within the Canis aureus isolate CA01 chromosome 18, VMU_Caureus_v.1.0, whole genome shotgun sequence genome, the region GGTCTCGGGCAGAGCAGGCGTCAGGAGGGGGCATAGGCTGGGGCAGCCAGGGGGCTGCCTCTTCACAGGTCTATGGTGTCACTGCCCACACTCAGCTCATCGATCTGTCGGCAGGCGTCCAGGAACTGCTCCTGCAGCAAAGCCTCTGCGGCCTGCAGCTCAGGAGTGGGCTCTGGGGAGTCACGGGAGGGTGGGGACAGAGCCTGGTAGGAGCCTGAGCCCGGGAGGCTAGGGCTGCACCCTGAGGGCCTGGGTGGACTGAGGACGCAGACCAGTGGACAGCGTGGAGGCCTGTCCGGGCTGGAGCACAGCAGCATGGACGAGCTGTCCCGCGAAAGTCCGCACAGTGAGCCAGAAGAGGCGCTGCTGCCTGCGGGCCAGGCCCCGGGAGAGGGGAGCTCCTGGGGCGCAGAGGAGCCAGGGGCCTCCTCAGACCTCCCACTGGGCCCAGCGCGCGTCTTCGCCCCCAGCGAGGTGGTGCGGTAGAGGCCGAGCCCAGGCAGGGCTTCCCCGAAGGCAGGGCCCTGGAAGAGGCCGGGCGTGAGCAGGGCCTCGCTGCAGAGGGCCTCCTCAATGCTGCGCCGCAGGTTGATTGGGGAGGGCGGGCGGAAGTCCACGGTGTAATCGCTGCAGGGGGAGGAGGCCGGAGAAGGGGCCGGGTTTCCCGCCGCCCCTTCGAAGCCCCGGCAGCCGCCTCCCTGGAGTAGGAGATCGGGGCCTGGCCCAGCCAGGGCGCACAGCTGCAGCAGCTCCGCGTCGCCACGGGCGATGgcgccacccaggggctccttgTCTGGAGGCCCGGTGACCCAGCCCCCGGGCAGCAGCGGGGCCGCGTGGCCCGGGGACAAGCGGAAGAGCTTGGCCCAGCAGCGCGGCGGCACACGGGGACTGCTGAGCGCCGGGTAGAGGCCCAGCAGCGCCAACGGGAGCGCGACGCCCACCTCGCCCAAGCGCAGGCCTAGCTGGAAGGCCCACCAGGGCCAGGGTCCCTCCAGGCCAGGCTGGCCGCCATAGCCCAAGGCGTGCAGCACCTCGTAGCCCTGCAGGGCTCCACTCAGCAGCCCGAAAGTGCCCGCCACCGGGGCCGTGCGGGCCGCGCGCCGCCAGGACTCGCGCGGGGCGAAGGGGCTGCGCGCCTGCGGGACGGGGGTGGCGCCCTTGAAACCAGACCCTCCCAGGGGCGCCCcggcccgccgccgccggcccccccAGCAGGACAGCGCCAGCAGGAGCCCGGAGAGGAGGGCGGCGAGGAGGGCGTGCAGCCCGCGGGAGGCCAGCCGCAGGGGCCGCAGCGGGCGGTGGGCGGCGCTCCccacggcggcggcggccgccagccccagccccaggagcaGCAGCGCGGCCAGGCCGGCGGGACaccgcggcgggcgcgggcgggccaGCAGCAGGCAGGCCAGGCCCAGGCCGGCGGCCAGGCAGGGCAGCGGCAGGTCCTGCAGCAGCAGCCAGGCGAGCGGGGGCAGCCGGTCGCGGTGGCCGTAGGCGTCGTAGAAGAGCGGGAAGGCCCGCGTGGTCCCGGCCGAGAGCAGGAGCAGGTCCAGCAGCGCCAGGCAGGGGGCGCCGGGCGGGCAGCGCCAGGGCAGGAGGGCTAGGGCCAGCAGCGCCAGCAGGGCCACCAGGCCGAAAAGCGTGCCTACCCCGTACACGTGGGCCTCCCAGGCGAGCCCCCAGCGAGCTCTGGCCTCCGCCCAGTCGGCCTCCAGGGTCAGGAAGAAGAGCGGTAGCGGGGCCCCAGGAGGCTGCCCCTCGGTTCCAGGCAGTCCTGCAATGCTGCAGGACCCTGGCCCGCACTCTGGCTCCACCGAAGGCTTCCCAAGGCTGGCAGGAGAGGCTTCATCTAGGCCAGAGGTGGAGATGGTGGGGTCTGTGGGCAAAGAACGTTTGTGTGAGGCAATTGTGCAGCCCTCCCCTTGACTTCCCTACAGTCAGTAGCCTGTATGCCAGTCAGAGTCTTCATAACATCTAGGACACATTTGTCTTAAATATGGGATTCACCTGGTCTCTCAGCCCCTTGCCTTCTGCCGGCCTTCAAACTCCATCAAACTCCTCAGTAATTTCAGCTCTCATCCCTGGAGGCATCCCTGACCCACCCTCAGCTATCTGCTTTGTTCATTTCCCTTCATCGCTCTGAGGTTCTACTGAAGAGGGTTTTTTCTTAAGAGGCCACCGAATTTTACAACTGGAAGGAACTGGAGAAGGCCCCTCTAGTTCAATCCTCCCACCAGAAAGAAAGCTTCTTAAGAACAAAGATTTTTGCTCTGCTCACATCTGAATCTCCACGCCTAAAATGGTGCCTGGCTCAGAGGAGGCTCCGAGCAGATACTCGTTGCGTAAATGAATCCCCTTATTTTCCTAGTGAAAACACTGAGGCTCTACAGAGAGacaaagtgacttgtccaaggtcacaagtTGGCAGAGCTGCCACTAGAATCCAGCTCTGAGCATTGGTCTGAGACACTTCTCATGGTTCCAGACCTTTTTCATAATGCTAGTTTGCTTATCTCTTATTCTGTAACCCTGACTCCCAACTCCCACCTTGGTGCTAGGAGAAGCTTCCCCTGCCCTTTTTCATCTGCTACCCCTTGCCCCCTGTCTCTTTAGGTAAAGCCCCTCTGCATACATGTGCATACATGCAGTGGGGGTAGAGGTAAGACACTCCTGACCCCAGCATCTGAGGAGAACACAATCTTTCCTATTCACCGGCCTTCCTGTCTGCCACACCCCCAGACTTTAGCTTCCCATGGCCGCGGTCCCCATGCTGACTCAGTCACTCAGTCATTTGTCTAAGGCTCTTAAGGTGCATGCCCCTTTAGTTCTCAATTCACTGTACAGAAGGTGACATTGGTATGGACTCCCCTGGGTCTCAAGGCTACCCTTGAATTCCCAGGAAGGAACCACTGGGGAGAGCATAGTGGGATAAGATGCCATCTTAGTGAGTGAGCCCCTCGAGTGCTCTAGGATTTGCTAACTTAGGCCCCCCGGGCCCCATTCTGTGCTCCAACACCTCCCTCACATCCCTCGGGGAAAGTAAAGTCAAAGGGCACTTggtgtggctcagtcggctgggtgcctgactcttggttttggcttgggtcatgatctcgaggtcatgggattgagcttcttgctcagtgaggaatctgcttaagacagtctctccctctgcccctcctccatgcatgcttgctccctctctctccctctctcttgaaaataaataaatgaatcttttttaaaaagggtgggAGGGAGTCAAGGAAGAGAGGATGAGGAGCAAGATCCCTAATTTACTTTCTTGGAGCCAGAAAAGAACTAGAAAGAGATCCAAGGATTCTTCCCCTGGCCAGGCAGCAAAGGAAGATGTTTCAGGCTGAACCTCTCCCTACTCCACCTAGCAAGCTCAGCAGAACTGCAGCTGCAAACAAGTATGGAGGGAGGAAGATGGTGGTGAAGGATGGAGACACCCTGGGGAGGATGCGGAGGTGCACAGGAGGCAGATGTACAATGAGGAAGGGAGGGTCTCCTGACAGGCAGACTCCTGCCCCAACCGCCTGGCCATGCTCCCACCTTGCCTCAGCTGTACAATACAGGAAGACCCCAGGTGCATGCCCAGTCAGTGCCAGTTCACACTGGGAATGTGCAAAACAGCCATCCCAAGAACAAGGAAAAGGAGTGAGGGGGGCAGAAAGGGGCTctggagagagaggggggggaagacagaaatcagacaactggggagagcagagagggagcagccaaaaatttaaatatacacagaTTGCTGCCTACTGCGAACAGCAGCATGTGCCCTGGTCCCCGTTCCATCACATTCCTCAAGTCTGAAATGGGAAGAGTACCTACTGCATAAGGCTGTTAGGAGGATAAATGGATGATGTGTCCAAAGCTCTTCAGAGAGCCTGGTGCATAATAAGCATTCGATATGTGATTGTTGTTGGTATCATCATTATCAGCTAATGTTTATCACCCATCAATCATCAGTTTGTGTTCATGTGAGCGTGACTATTCCTGGCCTCAAACTAGTTCTTGATTTAACCAACAAAAGTCTGTTGTCTCTTAGCACATCCTTAGTCAAATGAGTGAACATCAACACATTATTTCACTTTGTGAAccctattttaaaaacatcatttggATGGACTAACCACCCCTGAACACCTAATGAAGACACACAGTCATGAGTTTAGTAAGGATCATTTGGCTGGGATGGCTTGTTGATCAGGAGTGGGTATCAATCTGACATTAGCAGCATCAAATATTTGTACCCCCTCCATCAACCTCATTCCTTTGTCCCCTCAGATGCTCTTGCCCAACCCACTTCTGCAAAGTGGATGAGTTTGCTTGGCTTTTCCCCCACTTTGGCGGGCTCTGCAGAAAGGCAATGGGACCGTGCCCAGGAGCTCCACAGCCTGAGCCAGACAGACTGCCACCCCTCACAGCCTCCTCTTTGCTCACTGAGCAGACAAGTTGCAGCTGTCAGAGATCTGGTCTACCTTACCTTCTTCCAGCTCCATTTCTTACCTGAGGGTCACAAGACACCTTATCTCTCACCTCTGTCCCCAAGCACTATGGCAACTAGAgcaaatttttaacatttctaagccagaaaaaaaaaattaaaaccagaaaatagACAAAGTATAGACCTCAGGCACAACTCAGGTCTCGGAGGGGGCAGTTCTGAAGTAGGAGCATTGCTTTCTGGGGGGAGGTAAGCATGCCCTGTGTACTCAGGGCTGGCCATGTTGTGAGTGGCAACAGGCAGAGAAGACCCAGCTTCTGCCTTGGAAGAATCCGCTTGACCTCATCCCATCTCCCTACTTGAGGCTTCCCCAGAAGGAGTCCTCAGTCTTCCCAAGAAGAGCCTAGATGATAGTGAGTTCCTAGGATCCCTCTCTTGAGCGGCCTTCTCTTACAAggtggtcccactctgggcctgtGGCCCCTCTTGACCTCAGGGGCAAGAAAGGAGATAGGATGTCAATGTGAGTAATTGGTGAGGTCACAGCTGGCTGGGGAGGAGTCAGGGAGAGGGGCCTGCTAGATTTCTGGAAAGTCAGGCCTGATTATCTACCAGCTGCCCAGATCAAAGGCCTGGGAAGCTACTCTCCCAGTAGAAGTTATAGCCCATTCAGCTGCCTGGCCCCATTCctctcccaacccccacctctAGGATCATGGAAGATTGATCCTCTTTGTCAGGGTAACAGATATTCGAAATATTTAACAACTGTAAATGCCACAGATGGCAGCCAATCAGAACAGACATCAGCCCTGGTGGTCAGGGAGTGGAGGGGAGTGCTCAGGGGGTGAAGGCCAGTGGGTACTTCTCAACTGGTTTCAAAGTCTTTCAATATGTTAATAACCTGCACAACTTCTCCTGGAGTATACCAGCTGAATACTAGTTCTGTCCAAGGTGAAGGGAACCTAATGCAAGAGAAGAGAAGCCCTAGAATCAAAGCTTAACCACACCTAGGTTAGGAAGGCCCTAGAGGAGACACACAGAGCCTCACTTTGTCCCTTAAGTGCTTAACACTACTCCCTACACACGCTGCTGGCTTGAGCAAGGCCCTTGACCTCACCAAGAAGCCTCTGGCCCTCCTGGGTTTATCTGAGAGAAATAACCAGGAAGAGGCTGAGTTCCTGCAACCATCAGTGAGAGGGGGGAGGAGGTAGGGCAGCAAGCTGGGCTTCCTCTGATACTGTCCAGACTCATTAAACCTGCCTGGCCAGCACTGTCACCCAGGCTGACAGACCGCCAGCCAACATCCTTCCCCTGGGGCCACAgagcctgccccctcccaccctacAGCAGACCCTGCCACTGCTACACACTAGGCTGGATGGGGAGGGatcagcagcccccccccccccaatccccaCAGGCCCAAGAGTGCAGCAACTGATGGGGAGTGAGCCAGAGTCAGGTTCTGTCTTAAGTCTAGAACTGGAAGAAGCTAGAGGAGCTGGTTCCCACTGTGAAGTGGCCGAGAGGATTCACAGCAACAGGAAAGGCTTTGCAGAACTAAAGCTGGGCCTGGAGGTCCCTCTCCATGGTTCCCTGGGCCTCCCCTCCCACAGCCTCTCCCTGAGTGTGGACTCTGCCATGTGGGTTGTGATGTCCATCACATCTCAGGGCCAAGGGTGTGGTGCTCCAGCAGGAGGGTCTGGAAGTGTATTTGGGATgcaggagggaaaaaaaccaCGATTAACAGCTACTCTTTAATAAACTTCTACTTCATGCCCAGCCTCTTGCCAAGAGCTTATGTTATCTGGAAGCTTCACAATAACAAAATAGGTGCTATCATTAAACCCTAGATATATGAGAAAATTCAGGGTCAGAGAGGttcaataacttgcccaaggtcacccagccagtTTGGAAGTGAGCTGGGATTCTGAACCAAGTCTCAAGATTCCAGAGCCCCTGCTCTTTCCTCTGCACCACCAGCTTGTCTATGTGCATATTCTGAAGTGTTCCCTTGAATAAGGGTGGCATCTGTCTCCTCACAGTCTTCTCTTCCACATCTTCCCATGAGGGGCCCAGCTCTGCTAAGGTTGACAACATGTCGTGTCATATCACACAGCAAAGGCGAGAGCCCCAAGGTTGGAGTAGGGGGTGGAGAGGCAGGCCAGGCAGGCTGGCGTGAAGGGTGGAGTTGGTACCGAGACTGTGGGAACCATGAAGGAGCTCCTGTATCTGTCTGCCTCTGATACAACTGTCTACATCCTGCTCTGCCTGGGATGACAAAACTCCCAGAGGACCATTACTTAACTCTGTGTGGGACTATCCCCAGCAACACTGGTTCTCAGACCGTTAATATATATCTCCATGGTGACGAAGGAGAGAATGGTGATGATGACTATGatgacattgaaataaaaaagtcCCAGAACGCAGATGAGTGGCTAGCATGcagtaagtgctaaataaatgtcaTGTTCAAGTGAATTGGACACTTACCTACTGATGCTGTTGCCATCGTGGCAGAGTTTAGGGAAGCAGCTGGGTCCAACGGTCCTGAGCTTGGGAGCTTTCTCTCcagggggaaggggggtggggacagagtgGTGCCAAAGAACCCTGCAAAGGGAGCATGTAGGGTTCAAGTGCCATCCTACCAGCCAGCCTTGGCTTCTGGGACTTTGGAGAAAATACTGTCCTTCCCCCAGAGCTTATGCTAAGGGAGCCAGTATATACCAAACAGGAATTGTAGCCACATGCACCCTTGGAGGTAAGCTACTAGGACCGAACCAAACTCCATATGGCAAACAGGGCATTTCCCCTACGGGAGCAGTGGCCCGTGTCCCAGGCCCTAGGAGAAGCAACAAAGagtcaaaaaaaggggggggtgttTGCTGATTAGGCCcaaagcacagtgcctggcacgtagaaGTATTCCCTAAGTGTTGGTTGCAATGAAATAAACACTCACCTGGAGAATCTGAAACCTGAGAGGCAGAGCTTGGGGATGGAGTTGGGCCTAAGGGGCTTGGGCCTGAGAGGTTCCGCAGTGGGGACAGAGTAGTGCCAAAGAACCCTGCAAAAGGAGCCCAGGCTGAAGCTTCCTCCTACCTGCCAGGCTTTGCAGCAGGGGCTCTCCTCCAGATGGGGTGGGTACTCACCAAAGGGTCCCAGGCGCCCGGCAATCTCTGCCAGACTGGCCCTCAGgctgggcagcaggggcagcGTTCGATGCCCCAGTGTGGGGGCTGCACCTGCTCTCAGCGCCATGTCAAACTTCAGCTCCAGCTCACTCTGGCGGAGCCTGGGAGCACTGGATGGAGGTGCCGTAGCTGTCAGAGCAGTGTTCCAGGTCACGGTGCCCATCCTGGGCTGATAGGGAGCAGTGGGCCAGTCAGTGGGCCCAGAGATGGGGGATGTGGActctggagacagggaggaggtCCAGGGAGTAGAGCTGCCTTCAGCAGATCCCCACTCTGGAGGGGAGTTCCCAAGGGAGCCCACTAGCAGTTCCCAAAAGGGATCAGTCCTCAGCCCACTGGCCACCTCTTCCTCAGGCTCCCGGCTGGGCCCAGAAGAGAGCGGCTGGGTCTCTGTGACAGGGAGTGCCCAGGCAGCAGCAGGTCCCCGAAGGTGGAATTTGAAGTTAAGTCCCAGGTTGAGAGACAGCATAGAGGCCTCACTCTGAGGTGGTGAGGTCAGAGTGGTAAGAGGGACACCTGTGACGGAGGAGGCAGGCTGGGGCCCCACTGGAACAGCAAGCAGGACCCAGCAGAACAGCCCCAGCCCCAGACAGCTATGCCCTGCCATGGCCCCACCTGGCCTCGGGTGGCCTCAATGGGCAGGGGCTCAGTTCTTCAGCACCTTTTGAGCTTGAAGGTCCTGGAGAGAGGAGAGGCGCTATGAGCCCTGGCTGCCTGAGACCAGATGCCCCCTGAGAGAGGCTGCTGGTCACAGAGAAGCAGgtggtggggggcaggatgcAAAGAGCTCTGCCCAAGGAGAGTTGCCAGCTACTTCCTCCATTCAGGCCCCAGAACAGATCTCTCTCCTGTgggttccctcccctccccctaaaGCCCTGCTCCCCTACCAGACTGGGCTCTGATGGCAACCAGCTGCCCTCATCCTCACCTGATAGCTGATTCCCAGACTCAgatccctttcctccctctctcctgtcctctggtcctccctctctcctctccaataaatcagatatttattgaggcctactatgtgccaagcacccTTCTGCTAATACAATTGTGAACAAGCAAACCCTCACAGAGGAGTCTCAACCTGCTCCCACGCCCACCTGGGGCCCTAAGCTACGGTGTTGGCACTGTCTCTCGCTCAGAGCCCAGAGAACACGGGGCCCTGGGAGGGGCAAAGCCCAGGGCTGGATGATCTGGCGAGCTGGGGAAGGCAGCCAGGCTCCCGCCAGAGAAGCAGGGGGCCCTGGTCTGGCAGAAGCGGTCCCTTCAGCCTGTCCCCTCTTTCCAGGGGCTTGGCCTGCTCCCTTTCCCTTAACCCTAGAAgtgtttgggggaggggcagcttGGCCGGCTCTGGCTTCCTGGGGAAGATGGCCAGGCAGGCAAGCCGGGCAAGGGGCTGCTGCAGTGGAGTCCGACCTTCCCCCCAACACCCCCTCCACGCACACACAtctggtggggaaggggagggtaaGCCAGGGACACACGTGCACCCGGCACCCTTACATCACACACATGGCCACACCTAGCTCCCGTGACACACTCACCCACTCACCctgcacacacacgtgtacacgcacacacacacacccgatTCCGCCGAATGCCCTCCCTTACTCGGGTTCAGACACAAGCTCCATGAGCTCCCAACCTTCCCTGTCTCtccacacacgcgcacacacacacgcccctCACAGACACGCACAGTATatacagtcacacagagaggcacacaCACCCCTACGCACACATCCACGCACTCCGTACAGACATCACACACCTTCGTCCCTCTACACACCCACCCTCCCAGCCCTCGAAGGCTCGCTCGCCCGCTCGCTGGCGCCGGCGCCGGCTCGGCTCTCGCTCGCGCTCTCCCCCGGCCCGGACCCGCCGACCTGCTCCTCCGCTCCCTCCCGCAGGCGGGGCTCCGCTGCCAAGTCCCCCGAGGACCCGAGGTCGCGGCGGCCCAGGCGCCCAGCCGGACCACGCTGCGCCGAGTCTCGCCGGTCCTCTGGGTCGCGCCCGACGCCCCTCGGCACGTCCCGGCGACCGCGGCCACGCCGCCACGCTGCCCCCGGTGTGGCCCGGCCCGCGGCCCGCAGCGCTGTGCCCCgcggcccgcccggcccggctcGCCGCCCCGCGCTCCCTCCCCGCGGCGCCGCCTCCTGGCTGCGAGCCCCGCTCCCCGGCAGAGCCGCCCGCGCCGGGCTCCGCGGCAGCCGCGCTCTGaccgcgcgcccgcccgccctccgcccgcccgcctccctccctcgcgcgcgcccctcccgcccgcccgcccgctccccgccccgcccccgccccgcccgggccgccAGGCGGGCGCGCACCGCAGCGCCCAGCGCCCCCGCCTCTGTGCCCGGCGCCCCGACGCGCTCGTCCACCCCGCGCCGACGGCCGCGCTCCCCCCTGGCGGCCCACCGCACGCAGCCGCGCGCCCTGCTGCCCGGGAACACTCGGCCGCGGGCCGGAGCCCCGCGCgcgcacacgcgtgcacacacacgcccGCGCCCACGGCAGCCTGCCCCGGGACCGCACCCCAGGCAAGAACCACCCCTGCGCTCATTAAGCCGTGAGTGGAAGTGTAATGTCTCGTCCATCCTCACCGCAAGCTGTGGGTGTCCCCATTTCATAGGTAGGTAAATTAAGGCTCAGAAAAGTATCGAATGTGCCCATTACCCAGATTCCGCAGCTTGGCAGAGACTGTACTCTATCCGCTGCCCTCTCCACACCCGGGTGGCTTTCAGCAGTTGTACTGCTACACGGGAGTGCCTGCAACACTGGACAGGTGAACTGCAGAATGCCAATTGGTgcgtaactttttttttttttttggctaaaacTGATCTCTCAGAAATACTCAGAGTTTCAGAAATGTCTGCCAGGAAGAATGAATGGTGAGCCTAAGCTGCCTGTGAGAGGTGGATTATAAGGCGTTTCCAATGACAGAGGAGAAGAGAACAGCGAAATCAAAGAGTGTGCAGCTTCAAGGATATAAGAGAGCCCAGGCCAAGGCTAACCCAGTGTTAAAGATGACAAACGAGCAGGGTGGTCACTGTGGATACTTTATGGACCCTGTTAGGGTGTCCTGGTGACTGATTTAAGTAGTTCCAGCtcgtttgtgtcatcttcagtctCTAAATCCCTTCAACTGTTCCTCCAAAAATGCTAGTATTTAAAAGTATCAGGAAAACATAAAACAGGAGATTCCCTGTACCACATAAAGCTGTCCCTCAAAATCAGACATCCTATTGTATGCCAAGCATTGTGCTAAATACTTTAGGAATATCCTCACTTACTCTTTCATCACaagccacagagagaaaaattacTGTCACTGCGTTATGGCCTTGGATGTGACTCTGGCCCCCTTTCCATTTCCCCCTCTCTTGCTGAGTTCTAAGGTTGGGGGGTGCTGCTCATTGAGTTACTGAGGGCAAGTTCTGTCTCAGTCAGAGAGCTCACAGAGTCATAAAGAGATGCCCTGGGTAGGCGCTCAGTGAATATCAGCTAAgtgaataacaaaataataataataataataataataataataataataataataataataataattctgggCTCCATGTGGGCAATGAGTTGTGCTTCAGAAAGGTGTCTAGGACTcaccgcttttttttttttttttaatcacagaatTCCTTCAACCAGGCAACCAAATGACTTCCTCTCCATGGAATGTCAATGATGAAGTCTGGTTTTATTCTGGGTCCCTAAACAAAACATTGCAAAGGGCATTCCCTGGATGCACCCTCTGGGATTACTATAGGATCCCTCTTCCAGTAGGGAATTCCCCCAAATCCTTTAGGGGCTTCCTGAAGGCTACATACTGGGATCCAGCCACTGGTTTTCTCTCATATACTTAGTAAAAGTTATCCTGCTAGAGACATTTCCCTTGAATCCTCCTCATAGAAAGGTTCATTTCCTGCTAATCGTGTTCACTTAAAGACTTCTAAatggaaagacagaaataaacatACCCCAGTACATTAAAACAGCAATCTtccatgaccaagtagggttATTCCcaggaattatatttttaaaaatatattgaaaagggAAGTTAGGGTTCTGGGTTAAGATGGTGATTAAATGCATATATCTAATTTCAGTCCCTCCCAAAACCCCACTAAAACTtcaataaagagatttttaaatcacGAGATAAATCCTCAGGGATGGAAAGAACAGGAAAACAGACAACAGCCACAGAATTTTTGAAGCAGGATGGCAGACAGCCATGTGGTTACTGACTTATCAGCCCTGAGGAAAAAGACATCTCAGCTGGCAGTGGGGAAAATGGAGAGCCAATTTGATTTACATTGCAAGGTTCTCAGAAGACACAGAAACTGGCAAGCTAAGGTCCCTCTGGAGCTGTGGAATAGGTTTGCTAAAGTAAGGGCCAGGATGAAAAGCAGTTAGATCCCTGGACCTTCCCTAACTCCAAGCCAGTGGGCTTCAAGTCCCTCGCCTATCCCAGCCAGGGTCTGGAAGATTTTCTCTGAAGGAAGGTAAGATAGAGGGTATATGGATTGGAGAAGCTTTGAACGCCGTTGTGAACCGAGATGCCATACTGAAAATACTGGAAACCAGGAGATTAAGTGACCAGAGGCCCCTAGCCTTCTCGTACTGTTGGGCTCCCAAAGAGCTAGGAGTAGGACCTTTGCCCTTTAGGCAGGAAACTGGAAGACTCTACACTGGGGTATTTCACTAGCCCGAGGAAAGACCTAAAGATACTGACATAGAGGTTTCCTTCCAAACAACCCAACTAGATCACCCTACGGTGGTGAACACAGCCTGTGAATTGGCTCAGGGTTTTTGACTAGCCCTCTCACCCTCCACAACCTTAATCATGGCCAAAGATTACCAGACATCCAGGAAATTTTCAACGCaaattgagaaaacaaacaataagaaaAGTCACTTGCAGGAAACAGtttatacagagagagaagcaagtgtttaaaaaaaggggggggcattGTTAATATTAGAGAGATAAGACAGTGCATCCATAAAACAAGAGCAAGATGCTATACAAAGGGACAACCAGAACATAGCAACAGCAAGAATTAatgtcttgaaaaataaaatcatgacagCAGAAACAAAACATCAATAGAAAGATGGGAAGATAAAGCTGATTAAATCCCCTAGGAAATAAAGCAACCATACTAACAAAATATagaagacaaaagataaaaaacatttgAGGACAGCTGCATGAGTTCAACACTAAATTAAAAGAAGctccaataagaaagaaagaaccaaagaaaagaaagaaaggaaggaagaaagaaaagaaaaagaaagaaagaaatcctcacTGAATTAATTTGAGGAAATTTTACAGAACAGAAGGACATGAGTTGTCAGATCATTAAAAGCATGTCCACTAGGACCCAGCACTGTAGATGACAACAAACTCACATCAAGGCAAATTAAAGTGTCTAGAATTTTCCAAAACCAAGTAACATACAAAGGATTAGGTACCAGAAAGGCTTTGGATTTctcaacagcaacaacagaagTCAAAAGCAATGctttaaaaatgctgaagaaAATGTACTTTCAAACTAGAATTCATACCCGTCCAAGCTATCAGTTAGGTCAAAAGATAGGATATATCTATTTCCAGatgtataaaatttcaaaatatctacCTCCCTTGCACAGTTTCTGGAAAAGCTACTAGAGAGAGTATTTTAGCAAAACCAGGAAATAAACCAAGAAAGCCAAAAACGTGGGGTGCAAAACAGAGGAGATCCACAGGAGAGAGGCAAAAGGGCTGCCTTGGAAGACAGTGAAGGGGGACCCCAAGATGTCAGCTGTGCACCATGTGTAGAGGGACGCCACTTCAGATTGGAGCCTGGGGACTAAGTCAGAAGACACATTGACAGCTGTCATCACCAAGATTTTTGATGCCGGTGTACCTCCTTTGGAACCACAGGTTGGAATTGTCTAGGTGAGCCTGCCCCAATTCTTACATGTACTTGACCT harbors:
- the PRRT4 gene encoding proline-rich transmembrane protein 4 isoform X1, which gives rise to MAGHSCLGLGLFCWVLLAVPVGPQPASSVTGVPLTTLTSPPQSEASMLSLNLGLNFKFHLRGPAAAWALPVTETQPLSSGPSREPEEEVASGLRTDPFWELLVGSLGNSPPEWGSAEGSSTPWTSSLSPESTSPISGPTDWPTAPYQPRMGTVTWNTALTATAPPSSAPRLRQSELELKFDMALRAGAAPTLGHRTLPLLPSLRASLAEIAGRLGPFGFFGTTLSPLRNLSGPSPLGPTPSPSSASQVSDSPGFFGTTLSPPPFPLERKLPSSGPLDPAASLNSATMATASVDPTISTSGLDEASPASLGKPSVEPECGPGSCSIAGLPGTEGQPPGAPLPLFFLTLEADWAEARARWGLAWEAHVYGVGTLFGLVALLALLALALLPWRCPPGAPCLALLDLLLLSAGTTRAFPLFYDAYGHRDRLPPLAWLLLQDLPLPCLAAGLGLACLLLARPRPPRCPAGLAALLLLGLGLAAAAAVGSAAHRPLRPLRLASRGLHALLAALLSGLLLALSCWGGRRRRAGAPLGGSGFKGATPVPQARSPFAPRESWRRAARTAPVAGTFGLLSGALQGYEVLHALGYGGQPGLEGPWPWWAFQLGLRLGEVGVALPLALLGLYPALSSPRVPPRCWAKLFRLSPGHAAPLLPGGWVTGPPDKEPLGGAIARGDAELLQLCALAGPGPDLLLQGGGCRGFEGAAGNPAPSPASSPCSDYTVDFRPPSPINLRRSIEEALCSEALLTPGLFQGPAFGEALPGLGLYRTTSLGAKTRAGPSGRSEEAPGSSAPQELPSPGAWPAGSSASSGSLCGLSRDSSSMLLCSSPDRPPRCPLVCVLSPPRPSGCSPSLPGSGSYQALSPPSRDSPEPTPELQAAEALLQEQFLDACRQIDELSVGSDTIDL
- the PRRT4 gene encoding proline-rich transmembrane protein 4 isoform X2: MAGHSCLGLGLFCWVLLAVPVGPQPASSVTGVPLTTLTSPPQSEASMLSLNLGLNFKFHLRGPAAAWALPVTETQPLSSGPSREPEEEVASGLRTDPFWELLVGSLGNSPPEWGSAEGSSTPWTSSLSPESTSPISGPTDWPTAPYQPRMGTVTWNTALTATAPPSSAPRLRQSELELKFDMALRAGAAPTLGHRTLPLLPSLRASLAEIAGRLGPFGFFGTTLSPLRNLSGPSPLGPTPSPSSASQVSDSPGFFGTTLSPPPFPLERKLPSSGPLDPAASLNSATMATASVAITPWTSARPPQSTCGAALRRPSAARPCSRPASSRALPSGKPCLGSASTAPPRWGRRRALGPVGGLRRPLAPLRPRSSPLPGPGPQAAAPLLAHCADFRGTARPCCCAPARTGLHAVHWSASSVHPGPQGAALASRAQAPTRLCPHPPVTPQSPLLSCRPQRLCCRSSSWTPADRSMS